The Candidatus Nanosynbacter featherlites DNA window ATCAGCTATATAGCACCTTGATGAAGGCTGGTGTAGAGGTGCTGTATGACGACAGGGCTGAGCGTCCAGGCGTGAAATTTGCTGACGCTGAACTGATGGGTATGCCGTGGCGCGTGACCATCAGTGACCGGGGAATTGACAGCGGTGAGTTTGAGCTAACCAGCCGTCAGAGTGGTGAGACTGTCACCAAGAACTATGACGAATTGGTAGCATTTTTCGTTGATTAGTTGACAGTGTCTGGTAGTATTGATACAATCATAGTACTTACACGATGATTATATCGATACGCTAGATATAGCGTGTTTTTGATTTTGCACCACTATATATAGTAGAAGGAGAGTATATGAATAAGAAATATCAGATCACTGATTCAGGTCGGAAAGAACTGGAAAAAGAGTTGGCAGAGCTTAAGAGCCGCCGAGGAGAGATTGCGGAAAAAATTGCAGAAGCACGAAGCTTTGGTGACCTGAGCGAAAATGCTGAATATGATGCCGCTCGTGAAGAACAGGGGCTACTAGAAACGCGTGTTATTGAGATTGAAGATATCTTGCAACATGCCTCAATCATTAAGAGCGCTGACGCAACCGTTGTTGGTCTGGGCAGCGCGGTTGAGCTGAAAAATAGCGACAGAACGGTTACCTACACCGTAGTCGGTCCTGTTGAAGCAGACCCAATGGAGGGCAAGATATCTGACGAGTCGCCAATTGGTCAGGCGCTGATGGGCAAGAAAGTTGGTGATGAAGTGACGATTTCTACGCCTAAAGGTGAGATTGTCTATACGATATCCTCTCTGTTATAATGTAGATAATTATGGCTACATTACAAGATTATCGAAATGAACGATTACGAAAATTAGAAACGCTGCGAGAACTAGGCGTTGATCCATACCCGGCAAAATCAGAGCGGACACATATGTGTGCTGAGGTTTTGGCGCGGTATGATGAACTGGTAGGCCAGGAAGTGGTGGTTGCAGGTCGCATCGCTTCAATCCGCAGTTTTGGTAAGCTGGCGTTCATCAAACTGCGCGATCAGTCTGGTGAGGTGCAGTTGTATTTGCAGCGCGATGATGTAGCGGAATTGGATGCTAGTCGCGGTGTGCTGGGCATGAAGCAGCTGAAGCTTTTAGATACGGGTGATTTTGTCGAGGCGCGCGGCGTGATGACGACAACACAGACTGGCGAAAAGTCGGTTGGCGTGCATGAGCTACGGTTATTAACCAAGTCGCTCAGGCCAATGCCGGAGAAGCTGGAAAACAAAGAAGAGCGTTTTCGTCGCCGCTATGTTGACATGAACGTCAACCCTGAGGTGCGCGAGCGATTTGTTCGCCGCAGTAAGTTCTGGCAGGCGACGCGTGATTATCTAAACAGCCATGGGTTTACTGAGGTAAACGTGCCGGTATTGGAGCATACGACCGGCGGCGCTGATGCTAACCCATTTGTGACGCATATGGACGCACTGGATAATCAGCAGTTTTACTTGCGTATTTCTCACGAACTGCCGCTGAAGCGGTTGATCGGTGCTGGGTTCGAGAAGGTGTATGATCTCGGGCCGCGTTTTCGCAATGAGAATTATTCAGACGAGCATTTGCCAGAGCACATCGCCATGGAGTGGTACGCCGCGTATTGGGATTGGAAGCAGGGCATGCGCTTTATGGAGGCGATGTATAAAGATGTGCTTCAAAAGACGTTTGGCACGCTGCAGTTTCAGCTGGGTCAATTCACGGTGGATATGAGTGGCGAGTGGGAAGTTTGGGATTACGCTGAGGTGGTCAACAAGCACTATGGGATTGACGTATATAATACGACGATTGAGGAAGTCGCTGCTAAGCTGAAAGAACATGGCCTAGAGGTAGAAAAGACCGATTCCATCCCGCGCGGCATCGATAAACTGTGGAAGAATATCCGTAAAGGCGTGGCTGGGCCGGTGTGGCTAGTGAATACACCGAAGTTCATCAGTCCGCTATCCAAAACCAATCCTGACAATCCACAGACAGTGGAGCGTTTCCAGCCGGTGATCGCTGGGTCGGAATTGGGCAATGGCTTTTCTGAGTTGAATGACCCGATTGACCAGCTGAACCGCTTTGTTGAGCAGCAGCAGATGCGTGACGCGGGCGATGACGAGGCGATGATGCTGGACATCGACTTTGTGGAGATGCTGGAATACGGTATGCCGCCAGCTTGTGGTTGGGGTTACTCTGAGCGGGTATTTTGGATTTTTGAAGGTGTGACAGCTCGCGAGGGCGTGCCATTTCCACAACTGCGTCATGAGATTGACGAGACAACGCGGGCAATTTATCCGCAAGTGAAGCTGTAATTGTCGCCTGGACTGGGTTTGTTATAATTAGAGTATGAAGCGACTTATATTGGGGATACTAATCGCTGGATCTCTGTTGATTGGATCTGGTCAGTCGGCGTTTGCGGCGCAGACGGACAATTTTACCATCACTAAATTTGATGCGGAGTATTTATTGGGCCGCGACAGCGAGAATCGTTCGACGTTGGTGGCAACATGGCGGATTACTGCTCATTTTCTGCCGAATCAAAATCACGGTATTGCGCCGATATTTGTGAAGAAGTATGATAATCATCCGACGAACTTTTCGTTGCAGTCGGTAACTGATGAACAGGGCGCCTCGCTGGAGCATACGTGGAATGGTGATGAGCTAAGGATTGGCAAGAAAGATATTTACGTTCAAGGTGAAAAAACCTACGTCATCAAGTTTACCCAGCGTGATGTAACCAAGCACTATGACAATACAGGCCGCGATGAGTTCTACTGGGACGTCATCGGCAATGAGTGGCGTGTGCCGATGCAAAATGTACGCGTGTCTGTGAAATTCGACGGGTCGCTTCAGGCGGCGCGGCGTGGCGAAGCTTTCTGTTATGCTGGTAAGCAAGGGTCAAGGCAGCGGTGCAACGTCAGTGATGATAAAGGTGAAATCGTTACAACGGTAAGTCAGCTGGATCGCCGGGAAGGCATAACGATGGCGGTTGGCTTTACTAGCGGCACGTTTGCTGGATATCAAGAGACGCTGAGTGAAAAGTTGCTAAAAATTTGGGCAACGGTGCAGACGATAGCAAGTAGTTTGGCGGTTATATTGATGTTGTTATTGGGCTGGCGTTATAAGCGTTTATTTGGCAGACATAATGAGCTCAAGCTAATTCCACCAGAGTATTTGCCGCCAAAACAGGCGAGTGTATTGATCTCGGCGTATATTTTGAAGCATTACGAAGCCTTGGCTGTTAAAGGTTCAGCCAAGGTGGCACAGTTGTTGGATTTGGCAGTGCGGCACTATATCAAGCTGTACGAAGTGAGAAAGGCGTCGTTTTTGCGGTCGGCACAGTACGAAATTGAAATTGTGAAAGATTTGAAAGAGCTGAGGTCGGAAGAGTCTGAAGTTATTCGGGACATGTTTGGCTCGTCAATGCCAAAGCCAGGCCAGCGGCTAAATCTGAAAAAGCTACAGAACAATTTGTCATATGCGGCGCGGACACGAGATGATGATACAAATTTGAAGAATTTGGTCCGTGGTAAATACGGTTTGTGTGAGCAAAAACTGGCGAATAAGCGGATCGTGCAGAAGTGGGCTTTGTGGGTTTTTGTTATCAGTGTATTGTTGCTGTCGCCGATGTTGTTGATTGTGGCGGGAATAATGTTTACTCTGTCATTTGGCTGGTCGCTGACTGACGAGGGCTTGGCGCTCAGGCGATATTTGGCGGGGCTGAAGTTGTATATTGGCGTAGCTGAAGCTGAGCGCTTACAGATGCTTCAGAGTCCTGAGGGTGCAGAAAAAGTGAAGGTTGATGCGACCGATGAGAAACAATTGGTGAAATTGTATGAGCGGGTATTGCCGTATGCGGTGCTGTTTGGACAGGAAAAAGAGTGGAGTAAACAGCTGGGTCAGTACTATGAGCAGGTTGGTGAGCAGCCGGATTGGTACAGTGGTCAGGGTACGTTCAATGCGGCGGCGTTTGCAGCTGGGATGAATAGTCTGTCAAGCGTGGCCAGTAGCGCCAGTGATTATTCATCGACCTCTGGCGGTTCCACTGGTGGTGGTTTCGCTGGCGGCGGCGGAGGCGGCGGCGGAGGCGGCGGCTGGTAAGTTATGCATGACATTTTATTGTTGGTAGTGGCGGCCGTTCTGTTGGTGTTGTCAGGGTTATTTTCAGGTTTGAACATCGGGTTGATGATGGCGCGGCCAGATGATTTGAAACGTAAAGCTCGGCAGGGCGACGCAATCGCTGCACGGGTGTATCGCTATCGCAAAGACGGTTATTATCTGATCTTTTGTATTTTGCTGGGTAATGTTGGGGTGAATACGGCGATGTCAATTTTGCTGGGTAATATGACGAACGGCGTGGTTGGTGGGCTGATTGCCACGCTGCTCATTACTATGTTTGGTGAAATTTTGCCGCAGGCGATTTTTACGCAGCGTGGTTATCAGATTACGCGTTATTTCTTCTGGTTGCTGGATGTGATTTATGTGCTATTTTGGCCGCTGGCCCGGCCGATGTCCAAGCTGCTCAATCGCTGGGTAGGCAAGGAAGCACCGCAGTTGTACTCGCACCAAGAGCTGGAGCAGATTATTCACGAGCATGCTGAGCGGTCGGATAGCCCGGTTGATTATGACGAAAGTCGAATCGCGGCGGGAGCGTTGCAATTTAGTAAAAAGACTGCTGGTGATTTGGTAACGCCGATGAATGAGGTGTTTACGGTGAATTTTGACGACGAGCTGGACGCGACGCTACTGGCGCAGATCAAGCACGCTGGGCATTCACGGATCCCGGTGCGTGATGATGAGCGGCTGGTAGGAATTTTATATGTCAAAGATGTGGTGGGGCGCGAGCTGCCACTGCCGGTGAGTCAATTGTATCGAGACAAGATTCATGACATCGACGCGCGGTCGCGGCTGGACACGGTGCTCAGCCGATTTATCCAAACCCGCAATCACTTGTTTGTGGTGATGGATGATGAAACTGAGTTAGGAATCATCACGCTGGAGGACGTGATCGAAGAGATTTTGGACCAGGAAATTGAGGACGAATACGACGAATTACGATGAGCTGTTGGGGCTAGCGGAATCTTCGCTCGCCGTGACGGCGGTCGTGAGCACAGTACCCAGTACTACTCTGACGGATACCGTCTCTCACGAGACACCAGGCAGGGCGGTGACACGAACACTCACTGGACTAACCAGGGGTGTTAAATAAAACACACCCTCCCCACCGAACCTTAGGTTTACGAGTCAATATCTTTAATTATAGATGTTATTCTTTGATATATTTTTTCTATATCGTTAACGGATGTCTGGCTGTTGGTTGCAAGCTGGTCAAATAGTGTCGCTAAAAAATCCCAATCAATTACGGAGTGTTTTTCGGTGAGGCGAGCCATGGCGAAGCAAATTACATCTAACGATTCTGCGACATCTGCTTTGTTTGGTGCGAATTTGTAGATATCAATAATCTCACGAGCAATGATTGCCTGGTGTATTTGATGGTTTTGAGTACTGTTCATGATGTTAGTGTAGCATACAGCATCTATTAAATGATAATAATATATATTTCTAAACAATTTATTTACTCAAAAGTACTTGACATTTTATAGTACCTTGTATAACATAGTACTATGTACAAAGAAACTACAAGGAGCAAGGTATGAGAAGAATCGATATCATCAAGCGGGCGGGACGGAATCTTCGCCAGTCAAAAGGTCGGACGATTTTGACGTCATTGGCGATTTCTGTCGGGGCGTTTACGATTGGTCTGGCGCTGATGGCTGGCGAGGGTGGTC harbors:
- the greA gene encoding transcription elongation factor GreA, whose translation is MNKKYQITDSGRKELEKELAELKSRRGEIAEKIAEARSFGDLSENAEYDAAREEQGLLETRVIEIEDILQHASIIKSADATVVGLGSAVELKNSDRTVTYTVVGPVEADPMEGKISDESPIGQALMGKKVGDEVTISTPKGEIVYTISSLL
- a CDS encoding lysine--tRNA ligase; this translates as MATLQDYRNERLRKLETLRELGVDPYPAKSERTHMCAEVLARYDELVGQEVVVAGRIASIRSFGKLAFIKLRDQSGEVQLYLQRDDVAELDASRGVLGMKQLKLLDTGDFVEARGVMTTTQTGEKSVGVHELRLLTKSLRPMPEKLENKEERFRRRYVDMNVNPEVRERFVRRSKFWQATRDYLNSHGFTEVNVPVLEHTTGGADANPFVTHMDALDNQQFYLRISHELPLKRLIGAGFEKVYDLGPRFRNENYSDEHLPEHIAMEWYAAYWDWKQGMRFMEAMYKDVLQKTFGTLQFQLGQFTVDMSGEWEVWDYAEVVNKHYGIDVYNTTIEEVAAKLKEHGLEVEKTDSIPRGIDKLWKNIRKGVAGPVWLVNTPKFISPLSKTNPDNPQTVERFQPVIAGSELGNGFSELNDPIDQLNRFVEQQQMRDAGDDEAMMLDIDFVEMLEYGMPPACGWGYSERVFWIFEGVTAREGVPFPQLRHEIDETTRAIYPQVKL
- a CDS encoding DUF2207 domain-containing protein encodes the protein MKRLILGILIAGSLLIGSGQSAFAAQTDNFTITKFDAEYLLGRDSENRSTLVATWRITAHFLPNQNHGIAPIFVKKYDNHPTNFSLQSVTDEQGASLEHTWNGDELRIGKKDIYVQGEKTYVIKFTQRDVTKHYDNTGRDEFYWDVIGNEWRVPMQNVRVSVKFDGSLQAARRGEAFCYAGKQGSRQRCNVSDDKGEIVTTVSQLDRREGITMAVGFTSGTFAGYQETLSEKLLKIWATVQTIASSLAVILMLLLGWRYKRLFGRHNELKLIPPEYLPPKQASVLISAYILKHYEALAVKGSAKVAQLLDLAVRHYIKLYEVRKASFLRSAQYEIEIVKDLKELRSEESEVIRDMFGSSMPKPGQRLNLKKLQNNLSYAARTRDDDTNLKNLVRGKYGLCEQKLANKRIVQKWALWVFVISVLLLSPMLLIVAGIMFTLSFGWSLTDEGLALRRYLAGLKLYIGVAEAERLQMLQSPEGAEKVKVDATDEKQLVKLYERVLPYAVLFGQEKEWSKQLGQYYEQVGEQPDWYSGQGTFNAAAFAAGMNSLSSVASSASDYSSTSGGSTGGGFAGGGGGGGGGGGW
- a CDS encoding CNNM domain-containing protein, with protein sequence MHDILLLVVAAVLLVLSGLFSGLNIGLMMARPDDLKRKARQGDAIAARVYRYRKDGYYLIFCILLGNVGVNTAMSILLGNMTNGVVGGLIATLLITMFGEILPQAIFTQRGYQITRYFFWLLDVIYVLFWPLARPMSKLLNRWVGKEAPQLYSHQELEQIIHEHAERSDSPVDYDESRIAAGALQFSKKTAGDLVTPMNEVFTVNFDDELDATLLAQIKHAGHSRIPVRDDERLVGILYVKDVVGRELPLPVSQLYRDKIHDIDARSRLDTVLSRFIQTRNHLFVVMDDETELGIITLEDVIEEILDQEIEDEYDELR